CATCGACCCGACAACAGTAATTTCAGCCGATTAGATCATTTTCAGTAGGAAATTTTTACGGGCTGATTTGCACAAGTGCCACATCATCGAAATTAATCTTAGTTGATGAATGAAACTTCACCTCCAATGCTGACACAAGAAATGGGAACTATTCTCTTCCAGCTAATACAGATGCGTCTTGCTTCAACagtgaaacgaacatggcaccatttatgccattttaagtgattttggtgatcgaatgacaacgcaatcaatgggactaatatgattgttaagatgaccattctcagattttaagttcaagtgatgacaaagagaagataggcaaagTTAgtcccgaagggccgcccctacggggttCTGCTACCcgattagcggacgggggtcgagggggagccgcctctcgcgggtctcagggcagtgccctgaaagctctttggttggtagcaccggaagaaccgacgcatgtgcatcggtgcatccgattgttgtcggaagaaccgatgccatggtattttggtgcagaagggaatcgaagtcaagtcagcttataggcaccggatgaaccgatggttcaaaaaggaggccgagtagcaatactcttagtgagtgctacaacaacgtggatgtaggtgtgcctttgtggctaatcgaaccacgggataaacacccgcgtcaagagtttgctatcttctatcccgctcattaagcttccgcatttcatactagcaatttgtgtgcctttactttcatagaatagtttcttgataggaaaggctataggttgctaaactcttttgggataggagtttcacactagaacaacttagttgcacatctagatagcatgttttagtttaagttttgtgcaaactagttggagtcataggtcatagtttttattagtgtctaactcaccccctcccccctcttagACTAGAACACCCGATCCTTTCAAACAGCCAAACATCTTTCATAACCAGCTTGACCCTAAGCTGGTGCTGGCTGGTACCGGCGATGAAGATCATGTTCATCTTCCTCATGAGTCATGAAGTTGTAGCCGCACTAGAGCTTGATAAATCGATCAAAACTTTGGTTGCCGTATAACCGTTTTATACACACAAGTGGTTATAGGCCGATTAAACCTACCCAATCAAAACCCAACACAAGGATATAGAAATACTGTAACGTACATGAAGGATGGCAAATGCACAAGTATTCAGCACTAGAGAAACTGAACTGCGGCCCTGGTCGGAAAGCAAAATTACGTGGCCAGTGGCGATGATCAAGCCATGTCCTGTGCCGGCTCTGGGGCTGGCTGTCGAGCATCTGTTGAAAAGAAATCGGCACTGGCTGTCGCCGTCACCACTGCAGTTCGTGATTCCAGGTATCCAAGATGGCTCTCCTCTATCCGTCCGCCGGCCCAAAACCATCTGCCTGATGCGTTTCTTTTTAGTGGATCCGCCTCATCTGCTGTTGTAGGCATGCGCAACTTGCCGATCCAGATAATATCTCGCCGGATATGGCCTTCTTGGCTCTCGTCATCCTCCCTCCCGAGCTGAGGATTGTTCGCCGATAGAGACGGCCCTCGGAAAAGGCACCCTATCCAGCTAGCTCTCTAGCTACCGCTCTCGGCCTGGCAGTGGCAGGCCACCGGAGCTGCCGTGCCCGCCCTTTCGAGCCGTGGACcgccgtgcccgccgccgccggccatgcgtTTTCGCAGCTGCTGCCTGGTGGCCCCTGCCGCCGGTCTACTGATCCGGAGTCGGCCGTGAGATCGTGCCCGGGCGCCCTCCAATCTCCGCTGGTTAGCAGCTGGGCTGCCTCACGGGTGCTCCGATTACGGCCCTGCTTTCCTCGCGTAGTAAACAAGTTGGGGGGCACCGCGTGTTCAGTTCAGGCCTTCAGCTTCAGGGGATGATGGTGCTGGTGGGGAGTGGAGCGGCCACTTGTGCGACTCAGCCACCGGAGCAGCGACGCAAGCTGGGGAAAGCTGCGCGCTCTTCTTCGCGTCGTGGTCTCCGGCGAGACGGCGCATCCGCCTATCCCGATCGGCGGTCGCTCTCGTGCGCCCGTCCTTGTTCAGACGTTCACTCCGATGGAACCCCGCGCCttgggccctgtttagttcccttaggcggtaaacgcaaaaaaaatttgtgtgggaatcttgccaatttgaaatactaaatgaaatctatttacaaaactttttacatggttgggttgtaaattgcgagacgaatctaatgatgctaattaatccatgattaagtaATAATTAgcaaatggttactgtagcatcactgttgcaatcatggattaagtaggctcattagattcgtctcgcgatttacagcccaaccatgcaaaaagttttgtaaatagacttcatttagtacttcaaattaacaaaaaaattttgcatttttttgcgtttacggtttttttatgtttacgggtgggaactaaacataaACATGGCCTTGGTCACGCTGATGCAACGGTGATTTCTTTTCCGTTCGAATCAGCGGCGCTGCCGCTGGGAACGGCACATCAAGGCGTCATGCACAGCGCAGGAAAGAAGATGATGGCGCGGGGCGGGCGGGCCACGAGTTCCCCATGTCGACATGGAAATCTGTTCATCAGAGGAAGAGGCCCCTCGCTGGGGTATTCTCCCTCACCCATCCCTCAGCAACTTGACCTTGGCGCTAGTGTCAGTACGTCATAGGGGCGGCAGGCATGTAGACGCGCGATGTGGACGGGCGAGATAtcaggggagggggggggggggggcaagagaAATGGCCATGCTAATCCAGCAGCTCAGCGCCCGAAAGCGACGCCACGCGCGGCGAGCTTGGGCTGGATTAGTTTTATCGATTCGTCGGGGCAGGATTGCGCCGAACGTGCGGTCCGGTGGTGTACGcgagacgccgacgccgacgccgacgacggcgacggcttcCAAGCTCCTGCGGCCGTACGCCGTACGCCAATCCTGCgagagccggcggcgcgggcgccgatGGTTGACCCTGGCCGGTTTCGCTCCGTTTCCCCTCGGTTGCGCGTCCGCGTCTCCCTCGATTGGTGTGGTCGGTCAGCCCGGGCGGCTACTTGCCCCGCGGCCCGGTCCCATCTCCCAGCCCACCCGCGCGCACACGGCCGACTCACTCGGGACGGACCAAACCAACCAGCACACGCCCCGTCCGTCCGTGCGACCGCGTCCTAAAAATACCCGCGCGCCAACGGGACGATCCTACCCCTCCCCGGCTCCCAGCCGtgcgccggccgcccggctcCAGCTAAGCCTACCGGCTACCGCCCCCGAACCCAGCTGTGGCCCGCGGCGCGCCACGCCAGCGCGCGGCCATGTTGTTCACGTTCCCATGCCGTTCCCGGGCGGGCGTTCCGCCAGGTGGCCGAGACCGGAACGGGGGCGAGGCCGGGTGGCATGGCAGGGGTAGCGCCGGTAATTCGCCGTCGCgccagcgcggccgcggccggaaaTAACACGGGCGGGCGGGGCGACGGGTCGCTGTTGCCTTTGCCCGCTGCGCTTGCGCGTCCGCGGAAGGAAGGGGACGACGACGCGTCCCCGTCTCCCCGATAAAAAGGGCCCGGGCGCCTCTTGTCCATTCCTCGCTCCTCGCCGATCACAGCCGCGACCTCCTCCCCAATCCCGATTTCGCGAGCTCGTCCCCCCGCTTCCCGGCCTCTCCCGTCTCCCCGCCCCCCGCCCGCCCTCCGAGAGGCGAAGCTCcgggccgcgccaccgcgcagGCACACCCAAGGCAGCAGGCGCGGTTCCTTCCACCaggtgcgcgggcggcggcatggcgcaGCGCGACAAGAAGGAGGAGCCCACGGAGCTCCGGGCGCCGGAGATCACGCTCTGCGCCAACAACTGCGGCTTCCCGGGGAACCCGGCTACGCAGAACCTCTGCCAGAGCTGCTTctcggcggccacggcgtcgATGTCGTCGccgacctcctcctcgtcctccccggctcccgcgccggccgcgacgCCCCAGCcgaggccggcgccggtggAGCTGGCCTCCCCGGCCgacgcggccgtggcggcccCGGCTCCGGAGGCGGCGAGGACGCCGGCGAACCGGTGCTCGAGCTGCCGGAAGCGGGTGGGGCTCACGGCGTTCCGGTGCCGGTGCGGCGAGCTGTTCTGCGGCGCGCACCGGTACTCGGACCGGCACGGCTGCAGCTACGACTACAAGGGCGCCGCCAGGGACGCCATCGCCCGGGAGAACCCGGTGGTGCGCGCCGCCAAGATCGTTAGGTTCTGATCGTCGACGGAGTCAAAATCCCTCCATCCAGAGGATacaaagcaagcaagcaaggaaAACAAAGAGGAGACACACATCCACGGAAATGGAAGGCCTTTCCCTTGGTGTTACTATGCTGTTCTTCGAAGCGTTTGATTTTcaatctcctttcttttttACGATTTTCAAATGGAAGAAAAACGGGAAGAAAAGAGGTGGACAAAGAATAGTGTAATAATAATGGGGGTGATGATGCCGCCGCGGTGGTTGAGGGCAAAAGGATGAACAAAATGGATTGGATGTATGTACCTGTCAGTCGCAAAGCTTTGTGCAAAAAATATTATACATTTCTATCTTTCGTACAGAAACCCAAAACACCAGCGCCATGATTGCCTCAATCATTCAAGCTCATAATTTTCTCTGCCCCGATCCCGTATTTCTTTCTCGTTAATAATGTTGGGATGATGATACGTGAGCTTAAACAAAGTTCATTAAATGATCTACAGTAAAACAATAAGATAACTTAATATAAGAGAGTTAAGTAACGGAACGAATGTTCCCATcccgtcctgatcggggacgggAACCGACCATGGATATCGGTCCTCCTGTTGAGCGgcatataaatataaaggggaAACCCGTTCAAAACCCGATCTGTGCGTGCTGTCATCACCAGAGTTTTGTGACCTGCAAAAACACACACATGCACTCACACAGAGGCAAAAATAAAAGACAAGATCTAAGAAAGAAGAAGATGGGAGGCCCTAATGACCAAGGTATGTCATCTACGTGGTTCCATTTTGAGCTTAAGATCCTAGAACATCTAACAATGGCATCAAGAGTCTGGTTAGCATCGAATTGGAACCCTATATAGTACTTAGAGCACACAAATCATGCTTAACCTAAATGATTTTGTTCATCTTTTATAAGCTTATGGCTCTGTCATGAAGAATTAAACCCAAATCTTGCAAGCCCGAAGCCCTAACTCTAGCCAAACCCCAAATCTAAGAAATCCTAACCCTAAGATCTAAAGAAGAGGGTCGGGGGCTTACCTAAAGGGCCTTCTAGGCCACCACTGTCGCCATGGCCGTCACTGATGGCGAGCGCGCGCTCGGGACTTGGTCCCGAGCGGCCTCGCGCCCTCCCGCACCGGCAGCGCCGACCCATCGAGCGCGCCATGAGGCCGaggtggccggccgccggccggatcTGAAgttctccgtcgccgccgctgcggatctacgcgcggccggcgaggtgccCTTAGGGAACCGTGGAGCAACTCTCGACGAAGCTGCGTGCCCGTGTTCGCGGCACGTAGCTCCGGCGAGTGGAGCTCGGCGGTACCACCTCCTTCCTCCGCGCTGGCGAGGCGCTCGGCGCCGCTCGGCGTCGTCGCTCGCTCCGCCCTCCGCTCGCTCGGCGCCGGGtggagaagagagagggggagggagaaaATGATTAGGGTTTGGGGGGGCTCGCGGCCGACCGGCCTTTtaaggcggcgcgcgcggcgtcgaCCGCCGGATGAGATCCGACGGTGCGCGCGTCCCGCGGCCGGAACGGGCCGGCGGGGGGAGGCGGTTtcccggcccaggcccagggTTTTGGGCCTGGAGCCCGGGAAGTTTAAGGGGGCGCCAAAACAGGATGGGCCGAAAACGGCCTGAGCCGAAATTTGATGTTTGGGCCGATTTTTATTATGTAAAATTACGAAATGTATAATGGGTTGCATATTGTTGGATTTAAATGCTTTGGGCTGCATAGTAACGGGCTGAAAAAGTTTATGGGCCAAAATAATATTGAAATTAAGATTACAAATATTGCTTTATGGTTTATTATTTCATGTTTAATTCTTTAAATATGTTTTATCGTGTTTTAGCAAATAATGATACAAAtaataattagatttattatatAATGAAATTTTCttatgtttatttaatttttatgaTGATTACATTATGCTTATTattcaaatttattattttatgtGTTATAAATTATTTTCGCTGTAAATAATTACTCTGACTAAGTGTGACAAATAATTgtcattctggccaaagctgattgacACTTATTTGGccacaaaattttattaattcAAATCAATTCTGGCAAAAGCTGATTTGATTGAATTAATAAAAGAAGTTCATGAAATTCAATAAAGTGTGGTTTATATTTAttattctggccaaagctgattaaTAAATACTTATTCACAAAATTTTATTGTTCTCATTcatttctggccaaagctgatttgaATTTGATCAATAAAAGAAGATGCTTATTTAATGATGTTGATTCTCTCTTATGCAGCGTCTCAAATTGCCAGTGTCTTAGGCAATATTGAGCAGCTTAATGGAAGCAACTATGCTTCATGGAAGGAGAAGCTGGAAGTCACTCTTGCTTTGCTGGATATTGATTATGCCCTCCATAAGGATCCTCCGGTTGAGCCTAAACCAGAGGATGAAAATTATGAAGTCCTGAAAAAGGAATATGatgaagaaaaaacaaaatggAGTGTTTCAAATCGTAAATGCATTATGATCATTAGAAGCTCCATTATTGATACAATAAGAGGAGCAATTCCTGATACTCAGTCTGTCAGGGATTATCTTACTAAGATTGAGGAGCAATTCAAAGACTCCTCTAAAGCTTATGCCACTACCCTCATCAAAAGGTTGGTGGGTGAAAAATATGATGCTACTGGCAGTCTAAGGGAGCACATTATGAAGAAATGCCACATGGCTTCCAAGCTTAAGTCAATGGAGATGGAAATCTCTGATGGTTTTCTTGTTCATTTCATTATGTCATCACTGCCCCAGGAGTTCTCTCCATTTGTGATCAACTACAACTCTATGAAAATAAAGTGGGGGTATTGATGAGTTGATTTCCATGTGTgtgcaagaagaagaaaggtttAAGGCAGAAAGAATTGATCATACTAATCAATTCAAGCATTCTAAAAAGAAAAGGTATAAGAAATTTAAGAAGGAATACTTGAAGCCTAAGCCTGGTCAATTCAAAGAAAAGGGGCAATCGTCTAAGCAAGACCAGCAGAACAAGCCAGCAGGTGGCTCCAGTgcagaggaaaaaggaaaagatccCGAAGGATGCCACTTTTGTGGAAAAAGTGGACACCGTCAGAGGGACTGCATTGGCTTTATGAGATGGCTCAATAAGAAAGGTACTGATGTTTTAATTTTTGTTGATGAATACCTTTATATTGATTATGCCACCGACtcttggtggattgactcaggtgcaACAATTCACGTTGCAAACTCTTTACAGGGATTCGCTACGAGGAGGACCCTAAGAAGAGGGGAAAGAAGAATTAGAGTTGCTAATGGAGTTGAAGCAGAAGTCAAGGCCATTGGAGACTTCACTCTTACTCTTCATACTGTCTTTAGACTTTAGCTAAATGGTGTTCTTTATGTACCCTCTATGAAAAGAAACTTAGTTTCTGTTTCATCCTTAGATGATAGTGGTTATCATTGTGCTTTCGGAGACCATAGATGTATAATTATGTATGACAATAAAGAGGTTGGTCTCGCCGTTAGACGGGAACAACTTTATAAAATATCTTTATGTGATGCCACTTATCATGTTGATTCCACCTCAAATTCAAACGTCAGTACCAAACGAAAATATAATGATAATGAGACTtcttcgaaattatggcactaccgtctaggccatatttcgagggggagaattgagcgtCTCATTAAAGAAGATATCCTCCATCCTTTGGATTTCTCGGATGCAGATGTTGAACATTGCATTGATTGCATCAAAGGGAAGTATACAAAGAAAATCAAGAAAGGTGCAAACCGAAGCACAAGAGTTTTGGAAATAATCCACATAGATATTTATGGTCCTTTTAATGTAAAATCAGTGGAAGGTTTTGATTAATTCATTACATTCACCGATGACTACTCCCATTACGGATATATTTATCCAATCAAACAAAGATCCGAGGCATTAGACaagttcaaaattttcaaagcagaagttgagaatcaacaTGATCGGAAGATAAAAATTGTAAGGTCTGATCATGGTGGAGAATACTACGGAAGGCATACACCTTATGGCCAAACTCCTGGACCTTTTGCAAGGtttttggaagaaaatggcATAAAAGCCCAGTACTCTGCACCGGGTGAACCACcacaaaatggagtagctgaaaggcgtAATCGCACTCTAATAGATATGGTATGAAGTATGATGAGTCACTCCATTGTGCCTGTGAATTTATGGATAGAAGCTCTAAAGACAGCTGCACACATTCTTAATAGAGTTCCCTGCAAATCAGTTTCTAAGACACCTTTTGAATTATGGACTGGGAAGAAACCAACTCTAAATTATTTACATGTGTGGGGCTGCCCTGCTGAAGCTCGAGTTTTCAATCCAAATATGGGAAAGTTAGACCCCAAGACAATCAGTTGTTATTTTATTGGTTATCCTGATAATTCAAAGGCATATCGATTTTATTGCCCGAATCAGTTTACTAAGTTTGTTGAAACAAGACACGCTGTGTTCTTGGAAGATGAAgtgatcagggggagcatgacTCCCAGGGAAATTGATTTAGAAGAAAAACGGGAATATGTTCCAATGCCCATAACTCAAGATCCTATTTTCCCTGTGCATGCTGATGTTGCACCTCAAGTCCAAGGGACTGTTGATACAACACCTGTTGAAACTCCTGCAACCACTTCAAGTGTTGCACCTAATGATGAGTCTAATGAGCATATTCAACAGCCTCCAGTTGTGATGAATGAGCAAAATAATAAGCAACCACTAAGAAGGTCACAACGAGAAAGAAGATCAGTTATTCCTAGTGATTATGTCACTTATATGAGTGAAAATACGAATGAGTTGAGTTTGGACGATGATCCCACATCATTTAAAGAGGCCATGAATAATGAGCATTCATCTGAATGGCTTGATGCTATGAAAGATGAAATGAAATCCATGAATGCTAATGAAGTATGAGACTTAGtagaaattcctaaaggagccaaaacagtaggctgcaaatgggtctacaagactaaACATGACTCCAAGGGTAATATCGAAAGGTTCAAAGCAAGACTCATGGCAAAAGGTTTTACACAGAGGGAAGGCATTGATTACAATGAAACCTTCTCTCCTGTTTCTTCTAAAGACTCATTCAGAATCATCATGGCACTTGTGGCTCATTATGATTTGGAGTTGCATCAAATGGATATTAAAACCGTATTCCTGAATGGTGACTTATATGAAAATGTATACATGGCACAACCTGAGGGTTTTGTTGTGGAAGGAAAGGAACATTTGGGATGTAAATtgaagaaatccatttatgagCTGAAACAAGCGTCAAGACAATGGTAccttaagtttgatcaaattatcAGAGAATTTGGTTTTGAAGAGAATAAAAGGGATAACTGCATTTATGCTAAGTTCAGGGGGAGTATATTTATCTTTTTGATattatatgtggatgatataCTCCTGGCCAGCAGTGATAAGAATTTACTGCTAGAAACAAAGAGGTTCCTTACCTCCAAATTTGAGATGAAAGATCTTGATGAAGCCACTTATGTTCTGGGCATAGAAATTCACCGAAATAGATCCAAAGGGATCTTGGGGCTATCTCAGAAGACATATATAGAAAAAGTGCTGAAAAAGTATAATATGCATAAGTGTTAAGCCTCGCCTGCTCCTATTGTTAAGGACGATAAATTTGGAAAATTCCAATGTCCAAAGAATGAGTATGAAGCTGCGCAGATGAAGTCAATTCCTTATGCCTCAGCTGTCGGAAGCATAatgtatgcacaagtgtgcacTCGCCCTGATTTGGCATTCGTGATCGGGATGCTTGGCAGATTTTAGTCAAATCCAGGACCAAAACACTGGAAATTAGCCAAAAAGACCTTTCGCTATTTGCAAGGCACTAAAGATCCCATGCTCACATATAAGAAGTCTGATAACCTTGAAGTCATAGGTTATTCAGACGCTGATTTTGCGGGATGTGTTGACACTAAGAAATCCACGTCAGATTATATCCCTGACTTCACACTCGCAGGAGGAGCTATAtcatggaaaagctccaaatAAAGTATTACTGCATCGTCGACAATGCATGCTGAAtatgtggcatgttatgaggctaCCGGGCAGACAGTATGGCTAAAGAATTTTATCCCGGGACTTAGAGTGGTCGACAGCATTTCAAAGCCACTCACATTATACTGTgataatcaaccagcagtaatCTATTCGAGTAACATCAAGTCAATGACTGGTGCTAACCAAATTGACATTAAGTATCATGTTGTGAAAGAAAGGATCCAGGATCAGACAATAAGTATTAAGTATATAAATACTAAGTATATGTTGGCGGATCCACTCACAAAGGGCCTACCACCCAGTGTATTCAAAAATCACGTTACCGGTATGGGTCTGGTAGATAAGCCCTTGATCCTGGATTAGTTGGGACCAATATGACATCATCTCCCCATAATCCTAATGTGGACTTCCTCAGAGATTGTTCAGGAACCATAGTCACTTAGTTCAGTAGTACTTAATTGACTATTGTAACTTAGTGTCTTGGTGTATTGTCTGTCGAAGAGTAAGTCTGTAAGTTTGTATAAGTCTGATGTAATAAGTTTATGGAGCTCCTAAGTTAAAGAagtttgtttcgaaataaagtaGTATGTTATAGTCATTGGGTTCAGTGGTGTTTGTTATTAACCATTGTAATCCTTTTGTCCTGATGTACTATTTTGTTAAGAAATAAATTTATAAGTTTAAGCCCtacgatcaagggggagaatgttgagATGATGATCTGTGAGCTTAAACAGTAAGTTCATTAAATAGTCTACAGTAAAACAATAAGATAACTTAATGGAAGAGAGTTAAGGAACGGGAACAAACATTCCCATCCCGTCCTGATCGGGACGGAAACCGACCATGGATGTCGGTCCCCCCGGTGAGCGGcatataaatagaagggggaaACCCGTTCAAAACCCGATCTATGCGTGCTGCCATCACCGGGGTTTTGTGACCGGCAAAaacacacacatacactcacACAGAGGCAAAAACAAGAGACAAGAtctaaaaaagaagaagatgggAGGCCCTAATGACAAAGGTATATCATCTACGTGGTTCCATTTTGAGATTAAGATACTAGAACATCTAACAAATAAACCTCCTCCCGGTGGACGAGAAGCAATCAGGACCTCTTTCCGCCGCGGAATCATGCGCCCGGCGGGTCCCACCCGCTCGATAATGGAGTGGCATCATCGacccgccgcccgctccgctcGCCCGGCGCCGTGTCACGCGCCGGCGGTCGCTGTCGTGGAGACGGCGAGGCGCCACATGGTCCGACCGCGGTGGAGACGCCCGCCACCCGCCTTCCTTCCTccacctctcctcccctccgcaCCGCAGCGCTCCGCTCGTGACCCGCGGCATcggccagccggccggccgctcGTCCTTTTCCGCGCGGTTGCCATCGCGGCCGCTGACCTGTTCCCCGGCGACCGATCGCCCGTCGCTAATCGACCCTGATTGATGGATGGATTACTTAATTGGTGATGGTTGGCGAGTTGCGCTCCTCGTCGATGCGCCGAGAGGCTTGCTATTGCTAAATCCCGGCTGCTCGATGAGCGGCAACGGTCAGCGCGGCGCGTTCGTTGAGCCGGCGCCTAGTCGCTCTTGTTTTCCCTGGGGTGTGTGCTGGTACAAAAATTTTATTGGACCGGCGCGTGGCAGTTGCGACTCAaagtttacattttttttttgtttctgaaaAACCAAAGTTTACATTTACCTGAGCTGTCTTGTTTGTAATTATTGGGCAATTCGTCAAAAGGTTATTCGAGGGGGTCTTTGCTAAGAAGCATCGGATTTGAGGTGGGGCCACGTGAATCGTTCTACTCCTGGTTCCGGATTTGACATGGACAGCTTCGCCAATCGCCATATGGTGAAGTGTGCGCCTTCCCGAAGAGCAGAGCCGTGGGTCGACACGTAGCCTTCggatagaagaagaagaaagacacGCGGTCGTGCTTCTAGAAGATTCCGAGCCCCGCTGCACGAGCGAACCTGCTGCTCGTTCTGTATACTGTCGTTGACACTTCTCCAGCTGGCAAACCCTGGGGAGAAAAAAAGTCAAAGTGCGAGCTTCGGTCAGCAGCCCAGAAAAACATTGGAGCCCATGAACTTGAGGGAACGCTCGAATTTACGCCCGCGGAGAAAGAAGCCCATGACTGCAGCCCACGAGGCCACGGTCTCTGCAGCCCGTCGGTGGCCCATCGAGCCGGATTTGGGCTGTGTGGCCGTCAAGACGGCCTGATGAACCGACACGAACTACTCCCATATGGCCGTCAAGATTTGGGCTGAGTGGCACATCAGGCTGGTGAGGTTCAGTTTGCGGCACTCTGAAGCCTGAACAGCATCAGCTTTGGCTCTGTTCGGCTGACCGCATGAATAGTTAAGGGCTGGTAGAACAAAATAGTATTCTGTGAGAGAAAATAAATCGAGACAAGCCGAAACAAGCCAAGTCTAGATAAGCCGAACAGCCTCTTTAACTGACTTTTGTGCTTTTGGACAAACCAGCAAGAGGAACGACTGCTTGCTTTACCGAACAGCAACATACGTGACATGACTTCTCCTTAGTAATCGATGTGACTGCACCTCAGATTAGTCAGCAGCAACTAAAAAATAACCAAAGGgagtccaaaaaaaaaaaagataacaaTGGTGCAAAAGGATTTATTTCCCCCGAAGAGATGGAAGCAATCCCAATTCCGTTCCCTGTAACcgctcctttttctctttttggcgTTACTGATTGTTATGCCTCCTCCTGATCAATCATCAACTCATCACTGATTAGGCAAAGAGAAAGGCGTGCACCAACTGAAGGAGGTTCAGAAGCCTTCTCGTCCTACTGCACACAACGCCTCCTATCCTACTCCTACCACCCCTGTGGTCTGTGGCTGTCCCTCCTTTGCACGGTCGCCAGGAACCACTTCACTGCTAGTCTGAAACCATGCTCACAGCGCTAGTGGCTGCACTCTGCAGCCACAACGCTTGCGGCTGCTCCAGATCGCGGCGTAATGGCCGACCAGGCCGGCAATGGAAAAAAGGGCGACGAGTTCCTCTTTCGATTATTCCTCCTCCCTCTAGCTGCCTGCTGCACTGCACTGGTGTGGTG
This portion of the Panicum virgatum strain AP13 chromosome 2N, P.virgatum_v5, whole genome shotgun sequence genome encodes:
- the LOC120661061 gene encoding zinc finger A20 and AN1 domain-containing stress-associated protein 1-like — its product is MAQRDKKEEPTELRAPEITLCANNCGFPGNPATQNLCQSCFSAATASMSSPTSSSSSPAPAPAATPQPRPAPVELASPADAAVAAPAPEAARTPANRCSSCRKRVGLTAFRCRCGELFCGAHRYSDRHGCSYDYKGAARDAIARENPVVRAAKIVRF
- the LOC120661062 gene encoding uncharacterized protein LOC120661062, with translation MHSHRGKNKRQDLRKKKMGGPNDQASQIASVLGNIEQLNGSNYASWKEKLEVTLALLDIDYALHKDPPVEPKPEDENYEVLKKEYDEEKTKWSVSNRKCIMIIRSSIIDTIRGAIPDTQSVRDYLTKIEVGG